From the genome of Thiovibrio frasassiensis:
GGAGGTGATCGGGGTTTTCAGTTCATGGGAAACATTGGCCACGAAGTCGCGGCGCATGTTTTCCAAGCGCCGGAGGTTGGTGACATCATTGATAACGATGATCGCGCCGCTGGTCATCTCCGCGGCGTCCTGGAAGCGGGTGCCGTGGGCGTAAAAGTATTTTTCCTGCCCATCCCGATCGGTCAGGTCGATTTCCCCTTCGATGGGGGTGGCGGAGGCAAGGGCCTGACTGACAAACTGTTGCAGGGCCAGATTGCGTACCGCCACCAGGGCCTTTTTGCCCCGCAGCTTCTCCGGAGGGATGTTCAACAGGTTTGCTCCGGCCTGGTTGATGTCAAGGATCCTCTCCTCGGTGTCCACCGTAATGACCCCCTCAACCATGCTGGAAAAGACCGCCTCCAGCTGGCTGTGTTGCCGGGCAATGGTTTTGATCCGTCCGTCGAGCTGATCGGCCATGGCATTCATGGCTCTGGCCAGGCTCGCCACCTCTTCAGCCCCTTCTTCCCGCAGTTTGCCGGTAAAAGCGCCGTTGGCAAAACGTTCGGCCCCTAAACGCATCTCTTCCAGCGGCCTGCTGATCCGGCGGGAGATGAACCAGGCGACCAGGGCCACGAGCAGGGCGACAATCAGGCATCCCCAGGCAATTTTTAAAAAGATTTCCTTGAGTGCGCTGTTAATGAAGGTGACCGGGAGGGCGGTGCGCAGGATCCCTTTGCTTTTTCCCTCTTGCATTAAGGGGATCGCGACGTACATCATGTTTTCCTGGAGGGTATGGCTGAAGCGCAGGGAGGGGGTGAGTTTGCCATCAAGGGCGGCCATGATCTCCGGCCGGTCCCCGTGGTTTTCCATCCGGCCCGGATCTTCATCCGAGTCGGCGAGAACCACGCCATCGGGGGTGGTCACGGTCAATCGGGTGCCGGAATCTTTTCCGGCGGTTGTGAAGAAGGATTGCAGTCCGGGCAGGTCGTTTTTCACCAGCAGGGTAAGAACATATTCCTGGCTCAGACGGGCGCGGGCCTCAAGGTCGACAGCGGTCTGGGAGAGCTGAAAGACGCGCAGCGAGTAAGCCCCATAGCCGGCGGCGACCAGAAGGGCGACAATGGTGATAAGGAGCTGGCTTGGGTACAGCTGCCAGATAAGGCGTTTATGGCGCATACGAATCCCTGGGGCGGTTGGAGTGAATAGGGGTAACTCCAACAGAATAGCACGGGATTGTTAGAATGCGATCAGGATATTGTAAGGATATCTCTCTTGGGGAGTAAATATTTCTGCGGCAAGAGTCTTGTGCGTGCGGATTTACTGGCAGCAGGGCGTGGGGGAAATTAGCGGTTCCCCCTCCCGTGTTGGGAGAGGGAAGCGATGGAAGGAGGCGGATCAATTTATTCGGAATAAGGTTTCTTCTTTCCTCTTCTGGGAACACCGGCACTCGGGGGTCTGGAGGAGGTCGCCGGTTTGCTCGAGGTTGCAGGCCGAGCCGAGGGATATGGTTTGGCTGCGCCTGCAGGCCGGGCCGAGGAATACGGTTTGGCGGAGCTGGAAGGCCTGGACGAGCTGGAGGGCTTAAACGATTTCGGCCCCTTGGAGCTGCGGCCGGGATACCCGCCGGTTGGTTTGCCGGGCCGTCCTTTCGGGGCGTCCAGGGTTTTCACCTCGACGTCCCTGCCGTTGACCTTGAGCCCCTGGAACACCTCAATGATTTTTTGGGCGAAGCGGCTGTCCGCTTCGAGCATGGCGGTGTTGTCCAGGATCTCGATTCGGCCGATTTTGATGGAGGCCGAGCCGCTGGCATCATTGATCTGGCCGATGAGCCGGGCCGGGTAGAGGCCGTCTTTCTGGCCGATATTGAGGTAAAAGCGGCTGAAATTCACGCGTTCGCCACGGTCTTCCTGGCGGGCGAGGGCGAATTTGCTGTCCGGGCGGTCCGGCTTGGCGTATCGGCTGTCCGGGCGGTCCGATCGGGCGAATCTGCTTTCCGAACGGTTGTAGCCTTCATCGCGGCCGCGGCCTTTGTCCGAAACATTGATGTCCGGGGCATTCTGGTAATGGGCCAAGACGTTGTCGAACTCCTGGGAAACAAAACGCAGGATCAGTTCGTCCCGGTCGAGATCGGCCAGGGCCTCGGTGATGGTCTCCATGAAGGGGGCGAGCCGGCTGGTGTTGACCTCGATGTTTTTGATGATCTCGATCTTGTGGAGGAGCTGTTTTTTGCAGACCTCATGGCCGGATGGAACCTTGCCCAGTTCGAACTGACGTTTCATCTTGCTCTCGATTTCCTTGATGCGGAACTGTTCGCGCATATGGATGATGGAAATGGAGATGCCGGTCTTGCCGGCCCGTCCGGTACGCCCGCTGCGATGGGTGTAGTTGGCGCTGTCATCGGGCAGGTTGTAGTTGATCACGTGGGTAAGGTCGGTGACGTCAAGGCCGCGGGCCGCCACATCGGTGGCCACCAGCAGCTGCACCGATTTGCTGCGAAAACGCTGCATCACATAATCGCGCTGGCTTTGGGAGAGTTCGCCATGGAGGGGGTCGGCGTTGTAGCCGTCCTTGGAGAGTTTGTCCGCGACATCGTTTACCTCCTGGCGGGTGCGGCAGAAGATGATGGCGTACATATCCGGGTTCATGTCCACCAGCCGGCGCAGGGCCAGGTAGCGGTCCTTGGCGTGGACCATATAGTACATGTGGCGGATGTTTTCCGAGCCGGCATTACGGGTGCCCACCGTGATCTCCAGGGGGTTTTTCATGTATTTCCGGGAAATGGAGGCCACGCTTTGGGGCATGGTGGCGGAAAACAACAGGGTGTGTTTGTCGGCCGGGGTTTGGGCGAGGATGGCGTTCAGCTCGTCTTGAAATCCCATCTGCAGCATCTCGTCGGCTTCGTCCAGCACCACCAGGCGAATCTCGGAAAGATCGATCACCTGGCGGCGCATCAAGTCGTGCAGCCGCCCGGGGGTGGCCACGATGATCGGCGCCCCCTGCCGCAAGGAGCGGATCTGGTTGTCGATGCTGGCACCGCCATAAACGGCGCAGACCCGGATGGCGGGAAGATTTTTGGCAAAGGCATTGAGATCGCGGGCCACCTGCATGCACAGCTCTCGGGTCGGGCAGAGTACCAGGGCCTGGGTCTTGCGGCTGTCCGGCGAGCAAAGCTGCACCAGGGGGATGCCGAAGGCTGCGGTTTTGCCGGTGCCGGTCTGGGCCAGGCCGACGATATCCACCGGTTTTTCAAGGAGGAGCGGGATGATCTGCTCCTGAACCGGGGTGGGAGCAGTGAAGCCCAGGGCTTCGAGGCCGGAGATGATGTCGGGATGGATGCCAAGGTCAGCAAAGGTGGTCATGATGGTGTTCCTTATTGAAGGGCGTGTGGGGGAAGGGTTGCTGTGCAGGAAAAAAGAAATCCTTGCGGCCCAACGCCCCATAAACAAAAAAACCGCACGCCCTCGGCAGAGGCTTTGTGCGGTGCGCTTTTGTTCGTATAGCGATTACAGGCAGAGGCAACACAATGAATTTCCCTTTTTACCATGATCCGCCAGGGAACGCAAGGAATATATTTAGTTGAATTGGGGGGTCTTTCCTGGTCCCTATGACATGGGGGCAGGCAGGTTACAGGTGGTTAGCGGCCAGATCGTCGGGCAGGGTGGTCAGGTAATCCCGGATAGCGTCGCGGACAGCGCGGTAATGGTCGAGAGCCTCTTCTTCGTTGGTCGCTGTCCGGGCGAGACGCGGCGGATCTGGGAATTCCCGGTGCAGCTTGACCGCCTTGCCTGCAAAAAATGGGCATTGCTCGTTGGCATGGTCGCAGACCGTGATCACGTAGTCAAAGGTAATGGACGCCAGTTCGGAGAGCAGTTTCGAATGGTGGCTGCTGATGTCGACCCCGGCCTCAGCCATGACCCGGACAGCCAAGGGGTTGAGGCCGTGGGTTTCGATCCCGGCCGAGAAAAATTCATAGCGCTCCGGGTAGAGATGTCTTCCCCAGCCCTCGGCCATCTGGCTGCGGCAGGAGTTGCCGGTGCAGAGAAAAAGAATTTTTATTTTGTGCATGGGAAAGGATCCTTTGGTGATTTTACGGTCAGCAGCAGCCGGCCACCCTGCAAATCGCTTCCCTGATAAATTCCCGGGGAATGGCCTCATGTACCTGGCCGTGTCTGATGATGCTCCGGCAGGATTCCTCCTGGCCCGTGAGCTCGCCGCAAGAGCAGCAACTGCTTTTCGAGACCGTCGTCCGGGGGAGGACCGTCTCAATCGGTTTGCCGTTGATGAGAATGAGGTTCGATTGGTCGATCTGCGCCTCGCTCAGTTTGGTTTCAGTGAACAGGATCTCCACCCCCTTCGCTCTGCATTCGACCTGTAACCGTTGTACTGTTTCCGCGATACCCTGTCCCGTCTCGGCACAACGATCGCAGGTTTTGCCCTCTTTGTCCAGATGGCACCATTCCACCGTGATTTTTTTCATTCTAATCCCCTAAATAATCATATTGAAAAGATAGCCCACCAGCAGGATGCCGCTGCCGACCACGCCGATAAAGGTGGCGATGAGCGCGGGTTTCAAGACCCTGCGGAGGATGACTATTTCCGGCAGGGAGAGAGCGACGACGCTCATCATGAAGGCCAGGGCCGTGCCCAGCGCCGCTCCTTTGCCAAGCAGGGCTTGGAGGACCGGCACGATGCCGGCGGCGTTGGCATACATGGGGATGCCGATGACCACGGCCATGGGCACCGACCACCAGGCGGATTTGCCCATGATCGAGGCCATGAATCCTTCGGGCACGTAGCCGTGGATCCCCGCGCCCACCCCAATACCGAGGATGACATAGGGCCAGACCTTCCCCATGATGTCTTGCACAGCTTGGCGTCCATATCGCACCCGTTCCTGGAGATTGCAGGGCATCACGGTGTCAGTACCGCTGGCCAGCACATGCTTGACCCATTCCTCAACGTAGTGCTCCATGTGGAGCCGACCAATGGTCCAGCCTGCGATAATGGCAATGGCAAGGCCGGTGGTGAGATAGAGAAGTGCCACCTTCCAGCCCAGCAAGCCATAGAGCAGAACCAGGGCAACCTCGTTGACCATGGGCGCGGCAATGAGAAAGGAGAAGGTGACGCCCAGCGGGATCCCGGCCGTTACAAAGCCGATGAACAGGGGGACGGCCGAGCAGGAGCAGAATGGGGTGGCGATACCCAGCAGGGCGGCCAGAACATTGCCCACGGATTCGCGTTTGCCTGCGAGGATTTTTCGGGTTCGTTCCGGAGTGAAGAAGGAACGGAGAATGCCCACTGCGAATACCACCAAGGCCAGGAGCATCAGCACCTTGGGCGTGTCATAGAGGAAGAACTGGGTGGCCTTGCCCAATCGGCTGTCCGGGGAGAGATTGAGCAGGGTAAAGGTGATGAAGTCGGCAAGGGGGGAAAGCTGTTTGTAGACAGTAAACCAGACAACCAGGGAGAAGAGGCCGGTCGCGAGATAGCGTCTGGTGGCACCAGGGGAAAGCGGCGGCACCTTTGACGGCTTTGGTTGTGGTGCGAGGTTGTTCAATTTGATGGGTTGCATGGGCTTGTTTGTCCTTGTCTTGATTCCCCGCTGAAAAGCGCGGGGGCGCTCCCATAATTATCATATAGCTAAATTACTATATAGCTATGTTTTGTTGTTGTCAATACGGGTCGGGCCAAGAAAAAGGATCTGGCGGATTTCTGGCCGGAATTTGGTTGCGGGACTATATGGGGGCGGCGAAGGGGCGAGGGTGTGTCGGCTATCTGTAAAAAGCGGGTTCAGCCGGTGAGCAGTTGATTGGAAAGTTCATTGGTGTCATCGGCTTTGATGGGGAAATGACTGGCCAAGATAGCGCCCACCGCTTCAATCTGCCGGCACAAGGCAGTGCACCCCTCTCCTTGCTTTATGCCGGTGGCAATGTCGTTGGCGTAGGTCAGCAGGGTTTCCTGGGAGATTTTCGCATAGATGCCCGTATCTGCCAGAATCCAGACCTTGTGCTCAAGCAGGGAGATGAAAAAGAGCACCCCGGTGTTGTCGCGGGTGGTGTGGAGTTTTTTTTCGTAAAAGGAGCGGAGTGCCCGTTGGGCGACCCTGGTTTCCAGCCGGCTTGCAGGGATGAACAGCCGGAGCAGCGGGGGGCAGAGCCGGGTAAGAGCGGTAACGAGCATGGCCCCGCAAAGAGCAAGGGGGAGGAAGTATCCCAGGCTGTCTCCCAAAAAAAGGTCGGTGATAATGAGCGCGGTCAGACCGCCGATACTGAACCCGGCCAGGAGCCTTGCTTCAGGATAGGTGTCGCTCTCCGCCACCACCATGGCGACAACTTCGCCGGAGGTTTTTTGCTCCACCCCGGAGATGGTTGCAGCAATCTGCTCTTTTTCCGCCTCTGTAAAAAAAGTCTCTGCTTGGATCATCTACCAGCCCCCCGAGGCGCCGCCGCCTCCGAAACCACCGCCGCCGAAGCCGCCAAAGCTATCGCCTCCGCCGCCGCCGCCAAAACCGCCGCCGCCCAAGTACATCCCCCCCCCCCCGGCATTGGCGAAAAAGAGCGGGAGCAGGAGGCCCAGCAGGGCGCCGCCCGGGATCAGGAGGAGCAGGATCAGCCAGCCCAGGGGCGAAGAGATTCCGAGAAAGGCAAAGAGAGGCAGGAGTGCCGCCCCCGCAAGCGCCCCGACCGGCTTGCTCAGCCGCCCGAGAAAACCGACCAGGATGGCAAAAAAGATCAGATAGTTGAAGAGCGAGGATTGGCTCCCCTTGCGCGCTCCTCGGCGGGAGCTGCCGGTACCCTTGTATTCGCCTCGCGTGGCGCTGATGATCGTGGTGATCCCGGCCTCAAAGCCTTGGTCCAGCTGGCCGGACTTAAAACGCGGGGAGATGATCTGGTCAACGATGCGGCCGGCAAGCAGGTCGGTCAGCACCCCTTCCAGGCCGCGGCCAACCTCGATCCGGATCTTGCGGTCGCCCTTGCTGACCAAAAGCAGCACCCCGTTGTCCTTGCCCTTCTGGCCGATCTTCCAGGCATCCACCGTGCGGATGCTGAAATCCTCCAGCGAATCGCCTTCAAGCGACGGGATGGTCAGCACCGCGATCTGGGTGGAATCGGATTGTTCAAAGGCGAGCAGCATCTGCTCGAGCTTTTGCCGCTCCCCAGGGGAAATCATCCCGGCCAAGTCGGTGACATACCCCTGGTATTGCGGAACCTCCAGCGCCTTGGCTGATTTGGGTCCCGCAACAAGGAGGAGGCAGAGGGTCAGCAGACAAAAGAGATAAAACGGTTTGCCGGTCCGGGATGGGGTATGCTGCTCGCCTTGTGACATCGGTTAGAACTTGACCTTCGGGGCCGCGGCCGCACCTTCTTCCGCCTTGAATGCTTCGCGGCGGGGCAGATGGAGCAGCAGGTTGTTGGTCAGGTTGTTGGGGAAGGTGCGGATGGAGGTGTTGAAGATCCGCACCGCCTCGTTGTAACGGACCCGGGCCACGTTGATCCGGTTTTCCGTACCTTCGAGCTGGTGTTGAAAATCGAGGAAGTTCTGGTTTGCCTTGAGGTCCGGATAGCGTTCCACCACCACCATCAGGCGGGAAAGGGCGGAGGAAAGCCCGCTCTGCGCTTCCTGGAATTTGGCAAAGGCCTGGGGGTTGTTCACCACTTCGGCGCCTGCCTGAATGGTGCCGACCTTGGCCCTGGCCTCGGTAACGGCGGTGAGCGTATCTTTCTCGTGGGCCGCGTAGGCCTTTACCGCTTCAACCAGGTTGGGGATGAGGTCGGCGCGCCGTTGGTAAGAGGCTTCAACATCGCCCCAGGCGGCGATCACGCCCTCGTCGTTCTGCTGGATGGCATTGTAGCCGCAACCGCTCAAACCGACAGCGAGAAGCACGAAACTGACAAGTACGAGGAATCTCTGCATGGTGGTTCTCCTTAAAAGGGTATCGGTAAAGTGCAATCCTGCGCCACCTCCGAGTATTTGACGCGGGCAGGCGGAACAGGGGGGATGTCTGGGGGGCGATGGTGCCCTCGGCACGAATTGAACGTGCGACCTACCGCTTAGGAGGCGGTTGCTCTATCCACTGAGCTACGAGGGCAGTTACAGTACTTTTTTAATCCAAAACAAGGGGAGTACTATACCATCGGCAGGTCAATGCGCAATATCTTTCTTGGCTGGAAGCGCTTGTGGTACGGGCCTTGGCCTTATCCGGACCTGGGTTGCTCACCTTTCCTGCCTGTGACAACAGAACCGCAGGAAAATCTGTGGAAAAAATTGGTTCCCCTGCCGGGATGTGCTAGAATGACGCAGTATCTATCGTTTTTTTGCCGGGAAACAAGTTGTCGGTGAGCGTGCGCATGCGATTGAGAACCATAACGTTTCTGGTCTTTTTCATTATCGGACTGTTTCCCCTTGCCTCCTCCGTTGTTTTTAACCTCCCCTCGCTTCTCGCAACCCTTGAACAGGCAGTACAAGAGCAACGTCTTGCCCGCTTGCAGGATGAGTTTATTGCTCTGGGGCGCAAGGTCGAGCAGGGACGGGAAACCCTGCGTGTTTTCGGAATGCTTTCTGAGACCGTGGATCTGGTGGGGTGGCCGGAGCCAGGGATTCCCCTTGATCAGCTGCGCACGCGTCTCTCCGATGTGGTCGCTAAACGCTGGTTCAAGAATCGGCCCGAGGTTCTCTCGGTGTCTGTTGTTGATGGGTTGGGACAGGAACAGTTCCATGTGAGCCGGCAGGAAAACGGCGAACTCGGACTCAGTTCCGCCATGTCTCAAAACAGTATGGAAGAAGCGATGTCTCGGAAGGCAAGGAGCTTTTTGCCGGGCACGACCTTTGTCGGCGCCATTCAGGGGGTTGTCAGCCCGGATAAGGAAGGGCGGTTGGAGCAGCTCATCGTCTATTTTGGGGTTCCGGTGCAGAATGAGGCGTACGGAACCTCGGGAATCGCAGTGCTGGTCCTGGATCTGCGCCGCCTCATCAAGAAATTGGAAAAATATGATCTGGTCAGCCAGGATGGCTCCTATCTGGCCACGGCGGTTCATGATCGGCACAGGCGGCATGGCTCCGGGCCGAACCATGCCTTTGTAGAGTTTCCCCAGTTGCGGCAGGCGATGCACGATGGAAAGCCGGTTATCCTGAAGGATCTGCACGGCGAGGCCAACGCCTGGTTGCCCCTTATCAGCGAGGCCGAGGGGACGCACAGTCTCTGGGTGGGGCAACCGGTGGACAGAAGCGTCATCGAGGTCTGGCTGCAACATTTTAAGGAAAATCTTGTCATTATTGTTTCTGTTTTGTTGCTCTTGCTTGTAGGGGTGGCGGTGGCCATGGCGCATTATGCAAATCTCCTGCAAGGCCAGCTCATGGGCGGCATTGCCTCGATTCTTGGCGGGAGCAAGAAGCCGCAGCTGAACTGGCGGTGGCCACAAGAGCTTGCCCGGCTCGCCTCGGATCTTGACGCGCTGGCCGAGAACCATCTGGCGGACAAGGCGGCCCGGGTTGGGGCGGAAGAAGAGGTGCGGCGGGAAAAAGAGTCTGCCCTGGTTACTTTGCGCTCCATTGGCGATGGGGTGATCGCCACCGATAACGGGGGGCTGGTGACCCGGATGAATGTGGTGGCCGAACAGCTGACCGGCTGGCCTCAGGCCGAAGCCCTTGGCCGGAAGCTCGACGAGGTCTTTGCTATTATTGATGCCGGCACAGGGGAAAAATCCGTCAATCCGGTGGCCCGGGTTCTTGCGACCGGCAAGATAGTCGGCTTGGGCAACCATACGGTGCTTATTGCCCGCGATGGCAGGAAATACCAGATTTCGGACAGTGCCGCTCCTATCCTGGAACAGGATGGAATCTGTCTTGGGGTTGTCCTTGTTTTCCGCGATGTGACCGAGGAGTATGCCCTGCAGGAGGAACTGGCCCACGAGCTCACGGTAAAACAGGCCCTGGCCGATCTGGCAGGACAACTGGTGGGGTCGGGGCAAAACGTGGCCGGGATTGCCGGGACAATTCTTGCCGCGGCCCGGGAGCTTACCGCGAGCCCGCACGGCTTTGTGGGCATTATTGATGCGCAGTCCGGCGTTCTGGTCTGTCATGCCTTTACGGAGATGATGCCCGGCGGAGAGCAGGGGCGCGAGGAGACCCGGGAACTGGCGTGCTCCCCCGGCCCGGATGGACGGTATCCCGGATTGTGGGGACAGGCGCTCAATAAGAGGCAGGGCTTTTATGCCAATAATCCGGGTGGCCCTCCTGCGGCATCCCGCTGCCCGGAGGGGCATGTCGCGGTGGAACGGTTCCTTGCCGTGCCGGTGCTCCTCGATGGGCAACTGGTTGGTGAGATCGCGGTGGCCAATAGTGGGCGGGAATATACGGAAAAGGATCTTGATCTGCTGGGTCGGGTGGCGAGACCTTGCGCCCAGGCCATTAAGGGGGTGCGAGTCAGCGAAGAGCGTGAGAGTCTCATGGCGGCTCTGCGGCAGTCCCAGAAGATGGAAGCTGTTGGTACCCTGGCCGGCGGGGTGGCCCATGATTTCAACAACATGCTCACCCCTATTCTCGGTTACACCGATCTGGTCATGGCCAGGCTGCCACGCGGTGACATCTTGCGCCAGGATCTGGAAGAGGTGAAGCGGGCGGCGCTGCGGGCAAAAAATCTGGTGCGGCAGATTCTTTCTTTTAGCCGGCAGAAAGGGCCGGAACTTGTCTGTATGGCCTTGCCGCCGATGTTGGGTGAGTGCCTGGAGATGTTGCGGTCCACCCTTCCTTCCACCATTGTTTTTCATGAGGATATTGCCAGGGATTGCGGGCAGATTATGGCAGATCCTACTCAGATCCAGCAGATTCTTATCAATCTCTGCACCAATGGGGCTCATGCCATGGAAGAAAGTGGGGGTACCCTGAAGGTCACTCTTCGAGAGGTCCAGGTGGCTCCGGGAGAGACGGTTGCCGGCCAGGATCTCCGGCCCGGAAAATATTTGCGTCTGGCGGTCGGTGACACCGGCTGCGGTATGGACAAGGCCACGCAGGAGCGGATATTTGAACCGTATTTCACCACCAAGGAGCAGGGCAAGGGTACAGGCATCGGCCTTGCCCTGGTACAAGGTATTGTTAAGGGGCATGGCGGGTATCTTTCCGTTTCCAGCATGCCGGGGCAAGGAACAACCTTTTCCCTCTATTTCCCGGTTTGTTGTGATGTTGCCGGGCAATCGCCCAGGGCACTGGAGACCTCTATCCCCAGGGGTTCCGAAAGGATACTGCTGGTGGATGACGAAGAAAATGTCTTGGGCTTGCTCAAGGAAATGAGCGAATACCTCGGCTACCGGGTGACAGCCGTTTCGGACAGTACCGAGGCCGAGGTCCTGTTCCGCACCAGGCCGGATGATTTTGATTTGGTTGTCACCGACCAGACCATGCCCGGCTTGACCGGTATCGTCCTGGCCCAGAAAATTTTTACCCTGAAACCCAAAATGCCGATCATTATCTGCACGGGGTTCAGCGAGGCATTGAGTGAAGAAAAGGCCAAGGAAATTGGTTTTGCCGGTTATATCTTGAAGCCGGTGATGATAGGCGACTTTGCCCGGGTTGTTCGCCGGGCGCTTGAGGGAGGGGAGGGATGAAGATTGCCACTGCGGAACAGATGCTGCTCTGCGACAGATTGACCAGCGCGGAATATGGTATTTCAGGGTTGGAATTGATGGAAAATGCCGGACGCGGGACGGTGGCGGCGATGAGCCGCCATTTTGGCTCGCTGGTCGAACGCAAGGTCCTCATTTTTGTCGGGCCCGGCAATAACGGGGGCGATGGCTTGGTGATCGCCCGTCTGCTGCTGGCGCAGGGTGCCCAGCCCCAGGTGGTGAGTCTGGTGGCTCTCGAAAAAATGCAGGGGGATGCGGCGAGAAATCTTGAGCGGGTCAAGCAGCTGGCCATGCCGCTCTATACCTGCCTTGCAGAAGAGGAGTTGTCCT
Proteins encoded in this window:
- a CDS encoding permease, whose amino-acid sequence is MQPIKLNNLAPQPKPSKVPPLSPGATRRYLATGLFSLVVWFTVYKQLSPLADFITFTLLNLSPDSRLGKATQFFLYDTPKVLMLLALVVFAVGILRSFFTPERTRKILAGKRESVGNVLAALLGIATPFCSCSAVPLFIGFVTAGIPLGVTFSFLIAAPMVNEVALVLLYGLLGWKVALLYLTTGLAIAIIAGWTIGRLHMEHYVEEWVKHVLASGTDTVMPCNLQERVRYGRQAVQDIMGKVWPYVILGIGVGAGIHGYVPEGFMASIMGKSAWWSVPMAVVIGIPMYANAAGIVPVLQALLGKGAALGTALAFMMSVVALSLPEIVILRRVLKPALIATFIGVVGSGILLVGYLFNMII
- a CDS encoding TPM domain-containing protein — translated: MSQGEQHTPSRTGKPFYLFCLLTLCLLLVAGPKSAKALEVPQYQGYVTDLAGMISPGERQKLEQMLLAFEQSDSTQIAVLTIPSLEGDSLEDFSIRTVDAWKIGQKGKDNGVLLLVSKGDRKIRIEVGRGLEGVLTDLLAGRIVDQIISPRFKSGQLDQGFEAGITTIISATRGEYKGTGSSRRGARKGSQSSLFNYLIFFAILVGFLGRLSKPVGALAGAALLPLFAFLGISSPLGWLILLLLIPGGALLGLLLPLFFANAGGGGMYLGGGGFGGGGGGDSFGGFGGGGFGGGGASGGW
- a CDS encoding TPM domain-containing protein; the protein is MIQAETFFTEAEKEQIAATISGVEQKTSGEVVAMVVAESDTYPEARLLAGFSIGGLTALIITDLFLGDSLGYFLPLALCGAMLVTALTRLCPPLLRLFIPASRLETRVAQRALRSFYEKKLHTTRDNTGVLFFISLLEHKVWILADTGIYAKISQETLLTYANDIATGIKQGEGCTALCRQIEAVGAILASHFPIKADDTNELSNQLLTG
- a CDS encoding sensor histidine kinase, giving the protein MRHKRLIWQLYPSQLLITIVALLVAAGYGAYSLRVFQLSQTAVDLEARARLSQEYVLTLLVKNDLPGLQSFFTTAGKDSGTRLTVTTPDGVVLADSDEDPGRMENHGDRPEIMAALDGKLTPSLRFSHTLQENMMYVAIPLMQEGKSKGILRTALPVTFINSALKEIFLKIAWGCLIVALLVALVAWFISRRISRPLEEMRLGAERFANGAFTGKLREEGAEEVASLARAMNAMADQLDGRIKTIARQHSQLEAVFSSMVEGVITVDTEERILDINQAGANLLNIPPEKLRGKKALVAVRNLALQQFVSQALASATPIEGEIDLTDRDGQEKYFYAHGTRFQDAAEMTSGAIIVINDVTNLRRLENMRRDFVANVSHELKTPITSIEGFAETLLDGALESPKDARRFVEIIAKQSKRLHAIIEDLLALSRLEQEDEQTELLLAEEKIVTPLRRAIETCSLKAAEKKISIELNAADNLTAKLNSPLLEQAVTNLIVNAIKYSDEGSRVLVRAQEREGETIAIEVQDFGAGVAAQHLPRLFERFYRSDAARNRKVGGTGLGLAIVKHIVQAHGGEVDVISEVGKGTTFTIQLRKEKGHENSTPA
- a CDS encoding DEAD/DEAH box helicase, with amino-acid sequence MTTFADLGIHPDIISGLEALGFTAPTPVQEQIIPLLLEKPVDIVGLAQTGTGKTAAFGIPLVQLCSPDSRKTQALVLCPTRELCMQVARDLNAFAKNLPAIRVCAVYGGASIDNQIRSLRQGAPIIVATPGRLHDLMRRQVIDLSEIRLVVLDEADEMLQMGFQDELNAILAQTPADKHTLLFSATMPQSVASISRKYMKNPLEITVGTRNAGSENIRHMYYMVHAKDRYLALRRLVDMNPDMYAIIFCRTRQEVNDVADKLSKDGYNADPLHGELSQSQRDYVMQRFRSKSVQLLVATDVAARGLDVTDLTHVINYNLPDDSANYTHRSGRTGRAGKTGISISIIHMREQFRIKEIESKMKRQFELGKVPSGHEVCKKQLLHKIEIIKNIEVNTSRLAPFMETITEALADLDRDELILRFVSQEFDNVLAHYQNAPDINVSDKGRGRDEGYNRSESRFARSDRPDSRYAKPDRPDSKFALARQEDRGERVNFSRFYLNIGQKDGLYPARLIGQINDASGSASIKIGRIEILDNTAMLEADSRFAQKIIEVFQGLKVNGRDVEVKTLDAPKGRPGKPTGGYPGRSSKGPKSFKPSSSSRPSSSAKPYSSARPAGAAKPYPSARPATSSKPATSSRPPSAGVPRRGKKKPYSE
- a CDS encoding DUF2703 domain-containing protein, whose protein sequence is MKKITVEWCHLDKEGKTCDRCAETGQGIAETVQRLQVECRAKGVEILFTETKLSEAQIDQSNLILINGKPIETVLPRTTVSKSSCCSCGELTGQEESCRSIIRHGQVHEAIPREFIREAICRVAGCC
- a CDS encoding arsenate reductase ArsC; amino-acid sequence: MHKIKILFLCTGNSCRSQMAEGWGRHLYPERYEFFSAGIETHGLNPLAVRVMAEAGVDISSHHSKLLSELASITFDYVITVCDHANEQCPFFAGKAVKLHREFPDPPRLARTATNEEEALDHYRAVRDAIRDYLTTLPDDLAANHL
- a CDS encoding LemA family protein gives rise to the protein MQRFLVLVSFVLLAVGLSGCGYNAIQQNDEGVIAAWGDVEASYQRRADLIPNLVEAVKAYAAHEKDTLTAVTEARAKVGTIQAGAEVVNNPQAFAKFQEAQSGLSSALSRLMVVVERYPDLKANQNFLDFQHQLEGTENRINVARVRYNEAVRIFNTSIRTFPNNLTNNLLLHLPRREAFKAEEGAAAAPKVKF